GTAAAGAGAGCAGTCATTTCTTTAATGATTGATGGCTGTTGGTGATGTCTCTGTGCCCATACAGATAGGGTGTGTTGGGCTTGTGTGTGCATTCATTCCCTTTTACAACGTTCCCTGCCTCCTGCACCACTTCGGGCTGACCGAgagcttctttacaccagccagcggtgGATTCATTCACACAGAGATCTCTGTCCGACCTTCCTCCcttcagacacgaccagttgtgtctgtttagTGCTCAGCCAGGCTGGTACCGCCACTGTGGTCCCAACTCAAGCTCTAACTCACGTAAATGGAGCAGGTTTGACTGCATGTGTTAAAAAGTTCAAGGGGTTCGAAATGACTGGACTGGGAGGACAAAGAGGAAAATGCAAGAGTTTGGGGAGAAAACCTAAAGAGTCTGAAGAGGTTTTGTGCTTATATAAATAAGTCTAAAtcacgcccaggtggcgcagcgggataatccgctagcacaccagtgccgagattctgaactcaggTTCTGCGTCCCTTAGGACTAAGGGGTGGActtatcaacgctgtgtaaggaccttagttgcccagggcgcctgtactGAGAGTGGAGGAGCGTAGAGATCGGGGCGTGTCTCTGCGTACCCGAATACCTTGCTTGGAGGCTGTCGGGGTCCCCAGAGCTGAATTGaaggaaaaaagggagaaaaatgcataaaaaacttCGTATATAAATAGGACTAGCTCGATTGCATCGAGTGTAGGTCTAGAAAGCTCTGTATCCATCACAGCAGTAGGAATGAGGAATCGGACATCAGGACCACCTGAATAATATGTCATCAGAACATCTTTAACCCATTTAAGACATCTGAagaagtcctgtggtatctggtaccaggatgttACCAGCAGGAGTGAGCATGAGCTTTTTTGACTACACAGAATGGATTTATCATGTGTTTGCATCTAATAGTGATGTAGATTAAGTTGCAGTTTGAAAATAAGGGTTGTTCTTACCTGTCCAGAAGAACGTCCATGTTAGTCTTCACCTTTCCTGATCAGTAGCTCAATGGATTGGACCACATGGCGTTTGTACAAGGGTCTAACAAAGGCTTGAGTTTTTTGTGCAGCACTGATTTAAATGTCCTGACCTGAgaatctgtctctctctctcctcaggTTCTGCCATTCTGGCGGATGTAACACCAGTTCGGAGTTGCCGGTCAGGCAGTGTCGAGTCGCTGGTGTCCCCTCGCCCGGGCACGTGTGCCCCCAGCGGCGCCGACTTCCCTCTTTCCTCTGTCACCTCATCACCCTCTGAAATCCTGCGCCCCTCCCAGACCAAAGCTCCCCTCTCCACCCCCGTCAGGAACGGCATCAGCCCGGAGCGGCGTGCCAAACGGCGGCTGGACACGAGCCGAGTGACCTCGGAGGAGGACGAGAGCGATGGCGTGACGGAGCTCTATCCGGACTGTAAGAGGAGCCGGGGTTCGGCGGGCACTTTGAGCCAGTCTGCGGAGGGAGAGGTGACTGAGGGGAGGGAGCACAGGACGGGCGTGGCGGCTCAGGCTGATAAAGAGAACAGCTCTCCGCTGAAAGCTGATTGGCTCTCAGCAATGAGCCGAAAACTCAAGCAAGCTCAGAGCGGAGCGGCTCTGCCCAAGAGTCCCACCGCAGCCAAAAGGCAAGACAGCAGGACGCACCCGTCCCTCTCTGTGAGTGCTGCTTTGTTATGGATTATAAATCAAAACaggggtgtatatatatacttgtGGCTTTATCGTGTATCTTTGTAGTTTTGGTTTAttgatttttggtgtttttgtctcGTGCAGATGTTGAGCTCTCCGCAGTCCGGGAGGAGGACGTCGTCTCCTCAGTCTCACAGGGTCTCGTCTCCAGCTTCTACCAAAAAGATTTCTGCTTATTTTCAGAAAACTCCACAGAAATAAGACTTTATGAGCATTCATGGACTCGTGCGTTCCTTAAGGAACGTTTCTCCTCTCGGTGTTCCTGGAGGAACATCTGTAAAGCGAATTAAACACTTGGATGCACAGGGATGCTTTATCGTAAATGTATGATTATTTCAGAACTTTGttttacagtttgtacagtttatttGCAAAGCTTCTAACTGTATGATTACAGCGTGAATTTCTACATCGTTTTTATCTGTAAATAAGTTTTTGTACACAGAATATTTTTAGCTGTCGGTTGATGTGTGTAACACGTGATTAATTAAACGCAGACGCTCTGGTTGAGGTCTGAACTTTTATACTGTCGACTTTCATTGTACAACCACTAACCATCACTCCTAGTGAGGGAGGTGTGgtctttgtacctgtcagtctcagaaCGGGGGTGTGGTCTCTACTCATCAGTTTCAGTAAAGGGGGGTGTATTATCTACCTGTCTGGGGGCGGAGGTCGCTGGAGAGAAATGgtaaataatggagatcagtctGTGACTTCATGTGTGATACAGATTGCCATATGAACACACCTGATGCAGGTGAAAAGCAGTGGTCATTACTGCACGtgtcggtcaggagtggaggtctgcagaaTGATACCGGTGTATTACTGAtctaatgttatgtctggtaaGGTCGGTCTGGGACACGCAGCAGTAGACCTTTGCTTTGTCTGCtgctgtatttgtatattttgtttatctttatcatcagagaagtttaatgaaaataaaaatagtgtaaATGTCAGCACTACTGTTAGTGCGCTGGGTTCTCATGGAAATCTGTGCTTCCCTTCTCTACACTGAGATTGTTTTTACTCGCTGCAGTGCTCTAAACCGCTCGGgcacaaatatatataatataatgtctATCAGTCTACAGTATATGCAGTCTATCCTTTGAGTGCATTAAATTTAATCTAGCTCACTAATGCTGGTTGTTTTcaaaagtgaataaaaaaaattattgtactgtatattgttgaTAAATACTGTAGTGTGTAGCTATACCATTTATAGTGCTCTAATTAACTGCTAAGCCTTCAGGATGCAGACCTtggtttataatatttaatctGAGTTTCTCCAAGCTTTTTTTATTAAGTAAGAGAAGACAGCTTGCTCTGCAACACCAGCGTTTGATTCGTCTTGTTGGTTCTCAAACTTGTAAATAAAGTTCAACTTTTATTTCTTCACACGGTTGCGATATAGCCTACCTGTAATTCAACTGTCATTTCCTGTTTACGTGGGTTAAGCTCTGTGGCTGTAGCTCAAAAACCCATGTCTCGACGCAATCTGAGCACAGACTGTtccaaatataaatattaagaaATACTTTTTGGTCGCAGATCCCACATAATGTAGTATGGCAACCCTAATAGTAAAGAATCTTGATGCTCATTCCTCCTTAAATATGTGTTTaggtgctcaggtggagcagtggtcAACTGGCACTGCAAtaatgtgctagcccaccactgtacCATCACAGACGCAGCTTGCAACATGTAAAGAGAGACCTGCTGACCAGCTGTAGCCTTtgacgttataaatgtatagatTGAAAACACTCTCTAAATATTACCTACGTAGATCTTTCAGCATGTTTTGAAACGTTTCTGAGTTGAACCGGTCCTGATTGATGTGCACCAATGTTTTCCTCAGGGCATCATGGGAAACAACAGCATGCAGGTTACTGGATGATGAACAGGGCAACACAAAAATGTGAAAAACCCGGTTTAAACATTTCTGCTGAAACTATTTGGCTTTGTTCACATTATCAGTCATTTAGCAAGTTTTTGTATCATTAGTTCAGTGAGTGCTAAACTGGTGCACATTTCTCTGCTGTGATGCCCAAGCAGACATCACGAATGATTTAAAATGAACAGACATGATACATTAGGAGGTTCCCAGAATCCcagaataatttatttaaactgtTCAGGCTCCGATCTGTTCCTCtgttcagtgtttccaggtggcgcTCTTCCCACAGTAGACAGAatttaagattcatcagttcaagtttaatatcaaacacagtcatggacaatttagtctctccaattcacctcacttgcacgtctttggactgtgggaggaaaccggagctcccggaagaaacccacacagacacggggagaacatgcaaactccacacagaaaggacccagaccgccccacttaAGGATCAAACCAGGATAAAGGGATTAGTAAAAAAGaggagaataataataataataatttgataacaatatgataataatatgttaacaacaataataatgacaataataataagtatgataatagtaacaacaataataacaattattattatcatctttTGCTCTTATTGTTgttattcttgtttttgttattagtattagtattattgttattgctgttattattgcaataataattattggtaTTACTGATGTTATTACtggtattaatgttattgtttttgtgattagtattgttgttatagctgttttattattgttattactgttgttgttattgttgttgttttactgTTGTTATAGTAGCTTTACAGACTTTTTTCAGAATGCACTGTACCGTTTCCACCCATGTAAATATCCTAATCTGATCACAgtcacgttatacacacatacccatcatttattttatttatttttgcaatttATACTTCAGTTGTACTGGTTcctaatttgttaatatttgttgttatgtattttttcttcttttgtcttttttggAGAGTGTCACAGTaaattttatgtattattgtacgcatgtataatgacaataaggGTTCTTCTGCTTCTtcagttgttattattgttgttattgttgtttttactaTTGTTATGAATGTTTTTCTCTAAAACTTTATCGTGTTTGACTCTAAACATCAAAGAACTTTAAATGCTAACTCGCTCACTACTTAGGTGCACTATATAGTGAATTAAACGAGGCCTTATGCGTCCTATAATAGTAGTGTACTagtgttttatttgtgttataaGGATACAGCCGCTTGCTTGTGGAACCTGTTTGAATGCGAATCTGATTGGTCGTGGAGGGTCCCACCCTTCAATCTGATTGGATGAACGATCTGCTCATCAATGACACACCGAGCCCGAGCTGTAGGCTAGAATTACAGTAGCTGTCAGTTCGACTCCGGTTCTGGTGCGGGTACTGGGAGAGTAAAGGTCAGTTCTCGGTTAAACAGCGCTGTAGGGCCGGTAATGCGGGAGGATACAGGGTGTACCGACTGACCTCTGGAGCATTTCCGTCTAAATGAAGTTTTCGTGGTTCCTGGTGTGGAATACTCAGCCGTAGTTGGTGCGACTGGGCTGTAAATTCCTCAACTAACGTCCGGGGATTGATGAGCACTGACACGGAGAGACAAACCGGTTTTACGGAGTGCTATTTCAGTACAAAATGTGCGACTTTCACGCCTGTAGAACACATTAAGCGTCCCCGTGAACCTGTGGATCACTTCCTACAGTAACGCTGCGAGTAGAACTTCAGACCAGAACTTTGAGGCGACCGTTGACTTTGACATGAACGACGGTTACATTTCCGATAAATTTCAATTTTTTGGATTCTAATGCGCGAGCGGCTCTAGAAGCTTCTGTTCGGACTCCGCGCCACGCGCCGCGCTCGTGCTCGCGCTCGTGCTCGTGCTCGTGCTCGTGCTGCTCCACAGGTCTGCAAGTTCTCCCTGATTAAGTGGCTCCGGACGAACCATGTCTAACATCTCAGCGACCGAGAAAGTGGACGGCTTCACCCGCAAATCGGTGCGCAAGGCGCAGAGGCAGCGGAAGTCTTCGAGCTCGTCCCGGTTTCGGAGCAACAGTTTGTCGGAGGAGCTGTCAGCACTGCCGTCGCTCAGAGGTAAGAGGATCAGTGGGTTCTGCAGGGTGCACCACAATCATACCAGCTCTGTGCAGAGTCGGCATGGTCTGTAGGTCTGGTCGATATGCCACAGACATCATACCGCGATATTTTGTCTCACCCTGCACCATACCATGTGACTGTGTGAATTTGAAGTCACATTCAAGGAACATTTAAAGCAGACAATCTACCTACTGGCAtggtttttttttagatatagCTGGGAAAACAGTACTAACTAAACCCGCTGACACAGATAGTGATTggacattttacattacattacagttacagtatacagtttgagcaattgagcgttaagggccttgctcaagggcccaacagcagcaccctggaagtggtggggcttgaaccagcaaccctttgatcactggtccagtaccttaaccactaggctacagctggccctacAGCTGGACATAGAACCCAGGTCTCCAGAACCCTGGTGTTGTACGGCACCACTTGCTGCCTTTCTAGCTACTTTTCTATGCACTGGATACTTTCACTAAATACTTTaccctggtcaaggtcacagtaGGTCCCAAAGCCTGAAGAAACACTGAaaacagggcaggaatacacacTGTACTAACAGCCAATCAACGGCAGGGCAGCACACACTCACCTTTCTTatttactcacacctaggggggGGAAGTTAAAGCAGCCaatacaccttctgcatgtatTCTGTGAGGTTGTGGGAAATCAGCAAAACAGCCCAGCGATAAACATGCCAAATCCACAAACAAACAGTGACCGCTTGCTTCGCTGCTGGGTCACCATGCTTGCCCTATTTAATTCAAAATCACATGAAGAAGGGCATCAAGGGTAAAAAGTGTACCAGATCAGGTGTGCAGATCTGAGTGATTCACTGTGGTGACATTTAAATATGTGAGCAgccaaaaaaacccaaaacaacaacaaaaaaacacacttggTGCTGGGCTGAACAGTGCAGTGCATGCTGCCATCCACCTCAAAGtacattcagattttttttactaatacgCTGGTGCTTAGAAAAGGAAGGAGTGTTTTTGTCCTGATAATAAttgggagtttttccttgttaCTGTGGTGCTAGGCTTTGAGGTTTGAGGTTATTGAACCTGGAATTGTGACGAGTTGTTGTGAGACTGTGTTCACTGtgaaatacactacacacattaaTTTGACTGGACAAGTAATTTAAGACCTCAGGAGTATTAATGTAACAGGATATCTGTTCCATCACTGGAGGCTTCTCAGTGCATTGTGGGACTGGAGTGTAACAGCCTCCTGCTGCGCTAACACAGGATCTACACCATGATTCGTCATTAAAGATCGCGTCGTGTAGTTCTGATCTACAATTCTTAAAGACGTTCATTTGATATAGAGGTGAGAAGTCAAACTCGTCTGAGCAGGCACACCGGTGAGACTGGTTTCACCACCCTCATCCACATCTGATAAACCACTCATTGTTCATGGTCAGTGAAAGGTGACAAGTCCTCTTCTCGTTACTATCTTGATAAGTAAGACCTCAGAGAGCCGAGCCAAAACGAACTACAGAACGCCTCGAGCCTGTAATGGTTTAAATGTGGTGTTTTTGctgtccttattattattagttgggTAGTAAACGTAAAAAGTGCATTGTCTTATCTGTTGTGCCTGAGACTAATTCTGTTTcatgttaaattaaattacataaGCTAAGCAGCGTTTTGAAAGAATCACACTGATTCTAGCCGGTTCTAATCTCGGCAGAGCCACCGACCTGgccgggcatccacacaaacacacctggccgtgtttgagggagggaaggttggacGGGGTTTTATATAAACCGACTTAcatttatgactgaacacaattttgagcaattgaggattaagagccttgctcaagtacCCAACAGTGCTAActcggtggtggtggggcttgaaccggcaaccttttgattactagtccagtaccttaaccactgagctatcactgcccttgtGCAGCAAGCAAGCCAGTGTTTGTTTATGATGATGCCAGCACAAAGCGGCCATTCGTGTAGCAATCAAGCgttctcacgtttactggttaatttgcactacgaGGCggcctagcaatcctacggcaattcagttagcattcgcttagtcaaaatgtccaagattttgaagtctaaagagctaaaaacacgactggggtaactgagtttggatgCAAAGGGAGGGTGTCaaattttcgtatttgagacagaaccTTGCATTgttgctggatgttttaggtttacattcaactgttaaggtagctgtgctgtgtgaaAAAAACCTGTAATATCTgtgatttaaagaaaaaaaaaaggtcccGTGAATTAAGTAGGATCCTACTCATCGGTGTAGACGTGTGGAAAGTTTTATTAGACACGGCACGGAGCCAGGCGGTGCATTTCAGCCTGTTAAACACTGTCGCTTATCTTACTGTACTCGGAACACTCACTTCACTTCTCACGTTCAGTAAACACACGTTTGAACCACATTGTAAACTGGCATGTTCCGCTCCGGCTGTACCCAAACACGTAGCagaacactgtgtgtgtttacttccACCAGCGTACCACACACACCGACATCCTGACTCGACAGGAACAACGTTCGCTCTGTTACCACGGTAACCACAAACCCAGAGTGCTCATGACAGCCCTCGCCGGACTGATTGACAGAACGTGTGTGACCCGACGTCCGTGCGTGTCGGAGAGCGAGGCTCACCAGGAGAAGAATCGATGAGTGTGTTTGATGAGATCAAAGAGGACGAGATGTCTTTCATGTCAAAGGGCTCTTCATTCATACGAGTGTTTATCTGCAGCCTGAGCTGAGCTGAGCAGACCAACCAGATCctcaaattacatttacttaagATGCCAGTTTTACTGAAGAACACTATTAGCTTTTAAACTTTATTCTAAATAACAGGGGTGGACAAATCGTTACTTCTTTATGTAACACATCAGGCAAACGAATCCTCAAACGTGCTCATTCGGTTCCGTCTTTTGTTGCCCAGAAGTGTAATTAGCAAGACTAAACCACATGACTCCACACTCACTGACTTTGACcgtgagtttgttggacatccaattctgAAAGAGCTGGATTTTCATTTAAAGCCTCCTCACTTGAGAGCCTTCACTCCTCTGAGACGTTTGCTGACATTTCAGACGCTGATGTTGATGGAAAAGGCCTCACAGTCCACGTTCCTATTCGTTTATCtcaaagatgttcagtgggattaaggtcaggacaaGGCCAACatagctcactcactcactttcttaaccgcttatccaatcagggtcgcaggggggtgctggagcctatcccagcttttcaatgggcgcaaggcacacagtaacaccctggactgtgCACCAGTCCATGGCAGGGcgtacacacccattcacctatagggcaattcagtatgcccagttaacctgactgcatgtttttggactgtgggtggaaaccggagctcccggaggaaacccacgcagacaaaggaccttcttgctgtgaggcgacagtgctacccaccgagccaccagaaatttttttaaaccaatATCTTTATGAATCTTGTTTTCTGCACAATTGCACAGTTATCCTGGAACAGAAAAAGGGACTTCCCCAGACTGTTGGCACAAtgtatattataaattaattctATACATCTGTAAAGTCACAATGAAATacataattaggaggggtgtccatgCACTTTTGACCATATGGTCACGGCGTGGCATTCAAAATTCATACATTCATCGACTGCTTTACCAccgcattatcctggtcagggtcacggtgggtcggATTAATTGGgagaaaggcagaaaacactcaggacaagtcaccagtccatcacaggacacacagtcacactaagggtcatttctagtagctccagttttcataactgcatgtctttgtactgtgggagaaaaccgaagcacctggaggaaacccacagagataacatgcaaactccacaaagaaaggaaagGCATTCCTTCTTGCCCTTCTTACCATGCCACTGGCAACTTTTTAAATTTAACAGCACAGAAAAGgtaaaaatctaaattaaaaactAATTTGACATGTTACGTAGTTCACTGTTGCTCATGCTCTATTTTATCTTTCAAATACACCTCAATATGCAAGCATAAACCCAGATGGTTTCAAACTGCCCTGTTATTATAGGATCACAGATTTTCCCATGAATAAAGGAACTGTAAATccattaatacaaataaatgaacagaGGAACATACAGAGCTAACGCTAAACACAGAATGTAGAGAATAAGTCACTAAACTagaagcaaaaataataaatggggattagtactcacatatataataataataataataataataaggggggttagtactcacatatataataataatggggattagtactcacatatataataataataataataataagggagATTAGTACtgacatatataataataataataataataataagggggGTTAGTACtgacatatataataataataataataataataataaggggggttagtactcacatatataataataataataataataataatggggattagtactcacatatataataataataataataataacagggattagtactcacatatataataataataataataataataataataataataataataataataataatggggattagtactcacatatataataataataataataataataataataatggggattagtactcacatatataatgataataataataataattggggATTAGTACTCACAGTGAGTgttgtatatatattaaataataataataataataaaggggaTTAGTACTCagtgagatttttgtttatataataatactactactactactactactaataataataataataataataataataagggggATTAGTACTTACTGTGGAAGTGttgtatatttaataataataataataatgggatTAGTACTCACATATATAGAAATAAGGGGGAAAAGTACTCACATTGGGAGTgttgtatataataaataatcataaaaataataataataaatcataataataatatttgggGATTAGTACTCAGTGAGTGTTGTGTatatagcaacaataataataataataatagggggattagtactcacatatataataataataatggggatTAGTACTCAGTGGGAGTGTTgtgtatataataacaataagggGATTAGCACTcacatatattataataataataatagggattagtactcacatatataataataataataatataataataataatgggattagtactcacatatataataataataaaaagggggattagtactcacatactgtatgtagtaataataaaataaaataaaaaaataataataataataaaaaaaaaaaaatggggattagtactcacatatataataataataataataataataagggggattagtactcacatatgtagtaataataataataataataataataaaaaatggggattagtactcacatatataataataataataataataataaggggggttagtactcacatatataataataatggggattagtactcacatatataataataataataataagggagATTAGTACtgacatatataataataataataataataataagggggGTTAGTACtgacatatataataataataataataataataataaggggggttagtactcacatatataataataataataataataataatggggattagtactcacatatataataataataataataataacagggattagtactcacatatataataataataataataataataataataataataataataataatggggattagtactcacatatataataataataataataataataataataatggggattagtactcacatatataatgataataatattaataatagggattagtactcacatatataataataataataataataataataataataagggggattagtactcacatatataataataataataatggggattagtactcacatatataataataataataataataataataatagggattagtactcacatatataataataataataataataataataataataataataataagggggattagtactcacatatataataataataataatggggattagtactcacatatataataataataataataataataataataatagggattagtactcacatatataataataataataataataataataataataataataataataatagggattagtactcacatatataataataataataataataataataataataataataataataatagggattagtactcacatatataataataataataataataataataataataataatagggattagtactcacatacagtgtatcacaaaagtgagtacacccctcacatttctgcaaatattttattatatcttttcatgggacaacactatagacatgaaacttggatataacttagagtagtcagtgtacaacttgtatagcagtgtagatttactgtcttctgaaaataactcaacacacagccattaatatctaaatggctggcaacataagtgagtacaccccacagtgaacatgtccaaattgtgcccaaagtgacaatattttgtgtgaccaccattattatccagcactgccttaaccctcctgggcatggaattcaccagagctgcacaggttgctactggaatcctcttacactcctccatgatgacatcacggagctggtggatgttagacaccttgaactcctccaccttccacttgaggatgcgccacaggtgctcaattgggtttagtccatcacctttaccttcagcttcctcagcaaggcagttgtcatcttggaggttgtgtttggggtcgttatcctgttggaaaactgccatgaggcccagttttagaagggagggga
The sequence above is drawn from the Trichomycterus rosablanca isolate fTriRos1 chromosome 9, fTriRos1.hap1, whole genome shotgun sequence genome and encodes:
- the LOC134320232 gene encoding denticleless protein homolog; protein product: MASCHKGLVYGVWTGIECSSKRFEYGTGRMFQRQSYSGLTMDSSGSRLFCNCTDDNIYMFHLTGLKTTPVAVFNGHRNSSFYVKSSVSPDDQFLASGSSDNHAHIWKISDPAQAPVMLQGHSQEVTSVTWSPSDFTKIASCSDDNTVRIWRLGRGADGEKSFLGEANLVGWARRKIQTPPRPCGSAILADVTPVRSCRSGSVESLVSPRPGTCAPSGADFPLSSVTSSPSEILRPSQTKAPLSTPVRNGISPERRAKRRLDTSRVTSEEDESDGVTELYPDCKRSRGSAGTLSQSAEGEVTEGREHRTGVAAQADKENSSPLKADWLSAMSRKLKQAQSGAALPKSPTAAKRQDSRTHPSLSMLSSPQSGRRTSSPQSHRVSSPASTKKISAYFQKTPQK